A window of the Oryza brachyantha chromosome 5, ObraRS2, whole genome shotgun sequence genome harbors these coding sequences:
- the LOC107304183 gene encoding uncharacterized protein LOC107304183, with protein MVTADSPGDRQAGAIDGVELELGESNNAAPPRALPVVEEERPEPRTGRQRRRLLRQLRPASMARACGRWLRHPAHLALLAWALCVAASGSMLGLLLLGALDGAFPRKSARGRWIEVNNQVLNALFTLMSIYQHPALFHHAVMLLRWRPEDGERLGRAYCRKGAGDGARGARLHVSVVVVLLHVTCFAQYAMCGLYWGYSRKARPDAAETSLAVIGVATPAVAGLYMYFSPLGRKPRTTTTTTTTRVRQEPDDDVLSAAADAGVVVVAVGGSAEWAGGLLDVGDDTAACWLSCLCTFCVFGWNMERLGLGNMHVHAAMFALFCFAPLWVLNIAAMNIRDEAVGDAVGAAGVALCALGLLYGGFWRARMRRRFGLPEHTAGDAWRCCCRPSLADYLRWMFCWGCALAQEVRTANALLLDAKVAGGAGSGSGGSGGSRVDAALQLQPLPPENGVKLASHHGAAVAPVNGVGVGVTGGDESPLLQRQQGRESAIASEEMTPPVPPLMPGATQQNS; from the coding sequence ATGGTGACCGCGGATTCACCTGGCGATCGCCAGGCAGGAGCCATTGATGGCGTCGAGCTGGAGCTCGGCGAGAGCAACAATgcggcgccgccccgcgccCTTCCCGTCGTCGAGGAAGAAAGGCCTGAGCCAAGAACCGGGCGGCAGCGTCGTCGTCTGCTCCGGCAGCTCAGGCCGGCATCcatggcgcgcgcgtgcgggCGGTGGCTGAGGCACCCGGCGCACCTCGCCCTGCTGGCGTGGGCGCTCTGCGTCGCGGCGTCGGGCTCCATGCtcgggctcctcctcctcggtgcCCTCGACGGCGCGTTCCCGCGCAAGTCCGCCCGCGGCCGGTGGATCGAGGTGAACAACCAGGTCCTCAACGCGCTGTTCACGCTCATGAGCATCTACCAGCACCCGGCGCTCTTCCACCACGCCGTCATGCTCCTCCGGTGGCGCCCGGAGGACGGCGAGCGCCTCGGGAGGGCCTACTGCCGGAagggcgccggcgatggcgctcGCGGGGCGCGGCTCCACGTGTCCGTGGTGGTCGTGCTCCTCCACGTGACGTGCTTCGCGCAGTACGCCATGTGCGGGCTCTACTGGGGCTACTCCCGCAAGGCCCGGCCGGACGCCGCCGAGACCTCGCTCGCCGTGATCGGCGTCGCGACGCCGGCGGTCGCGGGCCTGTACATGTACTTCAGCCCGCTCGGGAGGAAACccaggacgacgacgacgacgacgacgacgagagtgCGCCAAGaacccgacgacgacgtgctctccgccgctgccgacgccgGCGTAGTGGTCGTGGCGGTCGGCGGCTCCGCGGAGTGGGCCGGCGGTCTGCtggacgtcggcgacgacacAGCGGCGTGCTGGCTGTCGTGCCTCTGCACGTTCTGCGTGTTCGGGTGGAACATGGAGCGGCTGGGCCTCGGGAACATGCACGTCCACGCCGCCATGTTCGCGCTCTTCTGCTTCGCGCCGCTCTGGGTGCTCAACATCGCGGCGATGAACATCCGGGACGAggccgtcggcgacgcggtcGGCGCGGCCGGGGTGGCGCTCTGCGCGCTCGGCCTCCTCTACGGCGGCTTCTGGCGggcgcggatgcggcggcggttcgGGCTCCCCGAGcacaccgccggcgacgcgtggcgctgctgctgccggccGTCGCTCGCCGACTACCTGCGGTGGATGTTCTGCTGGGGCTGCGCTCTGGCGCAGGAGGTCCGCACAGCCAACGCCCTGCTCCTCGACGCCAAGGTGGCTGGCGGCGCCGGAAGCGGAAGCGGAGGCTCCGGCGGCTCGCGAGTTGACGCCGCTCTGCAGCTGCAGCCGTTGCCGCCGGAGAACGGGGTGAAGCTGGCATCCCATCATGGAGCTGCAGTGGCACCGGTgaacggcgtcggcgtcggcgtcaccggcggcgatgagTCGCCGTTGCTGCAGCGGCAGCAGGGGCGCGAGTCTGCAATTGCATCTGAGGAAATgacgccgccggtgccgccatTGATGCCGGGAGCAACGCAACAGAATTCATAA
- the LOC121054457 gene encoding senescence associated gene 20-like gives MAVSSKAVVEELYRALERGDAEAVRRLLNPDVDWWFHGPRAHQHLVLMRLLTGGEAAPSGGLPFKVRSVDAFGETVLAEGTDASGALYWVHAWTVGPGGRVTGVREYCNTALVVTRLGAAAATKGPEAAAPPPCSQSQQVWQSRLPDRARKNLPALVLAI, from the coding sequence atggcggtcAGCAGCaaggcggtggtggaggagctGTACCGCGCGCTGgagcgcggcgacgcggaggcggtgcggcggcTGCTGAACCCGGACGTGGACTGGTGGTTCCACGGGCCCCGCGCGCACCAGCACCTGGTGCTCATGCGCctcctcaccggcggcgaggcggcgcccTCGGGGGGCCTCCCGTTCAAGGTCCGCTCCGTCGACGCCTTCGGCGAGACGGTGCTGGCCGAGGGCACCGACGCGTCGGGGGCGCTGTACTGGGTCCACGCGTGGACGGTCGGCCCCGGCGGCCGCGTCACCGGCGTGCGCGAGTACTGCAACACCGCGCTCGTCGTCACCaggctcggcgccgccgccgccaccaagggccccgaggcggcggcgccgccgccgtgctcgcaGTCGCAGCAGGTTTGGCAGAGCAGGCTACCTGACCGGGCTCGCAAGAACCTCCCTGCCCTCGTGCTCGCCATCTGA
- the LOC121054431 gene encoding uncharacterized protein LOC121054431, whose protein sequence is MVIVNKIRDLGSEDMTDHVVVKRLLRAISPRNPTLVTLIPDCPKLAKNKEGKGKTKYFKKRPGRAHIGEKWFSSDNESDKEKKPKSSDTKSKVVATIAISSSSTERLFSNLSDDDGDHTPLCLMVQGRKERESTTKEDAKISPEDRQSEQAGQSCLSPLFNREGRPDGPRVSARQSSPTGRTVRPQLSRKVDFDLSSVHEDPTRIRLIYGSHVIMKDNRGRVVAIFIGSSQEKRRPSIWIPKELITIVKGPKLKQVWKFAKRAQNEFEVKIKRVRSDNGGEFKNTQVEEFLDEEGIKHEFSAPYDPPQNRIVERKNRTLIEMAQIMLDEYKTPGVFWAKVVNTACHSLNRLYLHKLLKKTAYELLIGKKPSVSYFRVFGCKCFILSKRPKSSKFASKVDEGFLLGYEANACAYRVFNKTAGIVEVSRDVTFDETNGSQVEQVEVNDAGIGISREDIDNKAVGDVRPLEVEGEQEQERDVQQESSTEDDPVLVDDDGGNKNLGDGIDVVGACEQESALAPTVHYSRIHQIVQRDHPVDNIIGDMRKGLYQMDIKSAFLNGPISELVYVEQPPGFEDPKHPNHVYKLHKALYGLKQAPRAWYECLRDFLTKNGFEIGKADTTLFTKKFKNDLFVCKIYVDDIIFGSTNVSFSEEFSRIMTKRFEMSMMGELKFFIGLQVRQLKDGTFISQTKYLKDVLKKFDMDDAKPIKMPMSINGHLDHDVNGKEIDTKVYHSIIGSLLYLCASRPDIMLSVCMCARFQAAPKECHLVAVKRILRYLVHTPNLGLWYPKGCNFELVGYSESDYAGCKVDRKSTIGTCQFLGRSLVSWSSKKQNSIVLSTAEAEYIAAGACCAQLLWMKQTLQDFGYTMTRIPLLCDNESAIKIANNPVQNSRTKHID, encoded by the exons ATGGTCATAGTGAATAAGATCCGTGACCTTGGGAGTGAAGACATGACGGATCATGTGGTGGTGAAGCGCTTGCTCCGGGCAATTTCACCAAGAAATCCTACCTTGGTGACTTTGATCC CGGATTGCCCCAAGCTCGCTAAGAACAAGGAGGGCAAGGGCAAGACCAAGTATTTCAAGAAAAGGCCCGGGAGAGCTCACATTGGTGAAAAGTGGTTCTCAAGCGACAATGAGAGTGACAAAGAGAAGAAGCCCAAGTCAAGCGACACCAAGAGCAAAGTCGTCGCTACCATTGCCATATCGTCATCAAGTACAGAGCGGCTCTTCTCCAACTTGAGCGACGACGATGGTGATCATACGCCATTGTGCCTCATGGTGCAAGGGCGTAAG GAAAGGGAGTCAACTACTAAAGAGGACGCAAAAATCAGCCCTGAGGACAGACAGTCCGAGCAGGCCGGACAGTCCTGCCTGAGTCCTCTGTTCAATAGAGAAGGtaggccggacggtccg AGAGTATCAGCCAGACAGTCTAGTCCTACaggccggacagtccgaccCCAGCTGAGCAGAAAGGTTGACTTTGATCTCTCCTCAGTTCATGAGGATCCAACTCGAATCAGGCTTATCTATGGCTCTCATGTGATCATGAAGGACAACCGTGGACGTGTGGTTGCTATCTTCATTGGATCAAGTCAAGAGAAGCGAAGGCCAAGCATATGGATCCCAAAGGAGTTGATCACTATTGTTAAGGGACCCAAACTTAAAcaagtttgg aaatttgcaaAGAGAGCACAAAATGAGTTTGAAGTGAAGATAAAAAGAGTTCGGAGTGATAACGGAGGAGAATTCAAGAATACCCAAGTTGaagagtttcttgatgaagagGGAATCAAGCACGAGTTCTCCGCTCCATATGATCCTCCTCAAAATAGGATTGTAGAGAGGAAGAACCGGACACTTATTGAGATGGCTCAGAtaatgcttgatgagtacaagactCCGGGTGTCTTTTGGGCCAAAGTCGTCAACACCGCGTGCCACTCCCTCAACCGTTTATACCTCCACAAGCTTCTCAAGAAAACTGCATATGAACTTCTAATCGGTAAAAAGCCAAGCGTATCCTACTTTCgtgtctttggttgcaaatgtttcATTCTTAGCAAAAGGCCTAAATCAtctaagtttgcatccaaagtaGATGAAGGTTTTCTATTAGGATATGAGGCAAATGCATGTGCCTATCGGGTCTTCAACAAAACTGCCGGTATTGTTGAAGTCTCAAGGGATGTGACGTTTGATGAGACTAATGGCTCTCaagtagagcaagttgaagtgAATGATGCGGGAATTGGAATTTCACGTGAGGATATAGACAACAAGGCTGTTGGTGATGTAAGACCCCTTGAGGTTGAGggggagcaagagcaagaacgAGATGTTCAACAAGAATCCTCAACCGAAGATGATCCCGTactagttgatgatgatggtggcaatAAAAACCTTGGGGATGGGATTGATGTCGTGGGCGCATGTGAGCAAGAATCGGCTCTGGCCCCCACGGTGCACTATTCTCGAATTCATCAAATAGTACAAAGGGATCACCCGGTGGACAACATCATTGGTGATATGAGGAAAGGG ttataccaaATGGACATCAAGAGCGCCTTTCTCAATGGACCAATCTCCGAATTGGTATATGTGGAGCAACCGCCGGGCTTTGAAGATCCAAAGCACCCCAACCACGTCTACAAGCTACACAAGGCTCTATATGGGCTCAAGCAAGCACCAAGGGCATGGTATGAGTGTCTTCGCGATTTCCTAACCAAGAACGGTTTTGAAATCGGGAAGGCCGACACTACTCTCTTCACcaagaaatttaagaatgACTTGTTTGTATGCAAAATTTATGTCGACGACATAATATTTGGCTcaactaatgtttcatttagtgaagagttcagtaggatcatgaccaaaaggtttgagatgtccatgatgggaGAATTGAAGTTCTTCATCGGCTTGCAAGTAAGGCAACTCAAGGATGGCACGTTCATTTCGCAAACAAAGTATCTGAAAGATGTCCTCAAAAAGTTTGACATGGACGACGCCAAACCCATCAAGATGCCAATGTCTATAAATGGACACCTCGACCATGATGTAAATGGTAAGGAGATAGATACCAAGGTATATCACTCAATCATCGGCTCCCTCCTTTATCTTTGCGCATCTAGACCCGACATAATGCttagtgtatgcatgtgtgctcgCTTTCAAGCTGCTCCAAAAGAATGTCATTTAGTGGCCGTTAAGAGAATCTTGAGGTATTTGGTTCACACTCCAAACCTAGGGCTTTGGTATCCGAAAGGATGCAATTTTGAGCTAGTGGGCTACTCCGAATCGGATTATGCCGGGTGtaaggttgatagaaaaagtaccatagggacttgtcaattccttgggcggtctctagtctcatggtcatccaagaaacaaaattccatAGTCTTATCCACCGCCGAAGCCGAATACATAGCCGCCGGTGCATGTTGTGCTCAACTCCtatggatgaaacaaactctccaagattttggatacaccatgactaggatccccctcctttgtgacaatgagagtgctATCAAAATAGCCAACAACCCAGTCCAAAactcaagaaccaaacatatcgat
- the LOC102703125 gene encoding senescence associated gene 20-like, with protein MAMELGEAAERNERLVESLYAAVAAGDGAAAEAVLADDVEWWFHGPRRCEHMRRRLAGEDQAAAFVFVPRRVAAVGRGGGWVVAEGWEGPRAYWVHAWAVEGGRITRLREYFNTSVTVRDVGDHAHAHGHCQPQLELGGGGGGGGGHRRAAGASAAVCWQSQRGCGGADDGADRSLPGLVLAI; from the coding sequence ATGGCCATGGAGCTGGGAGAGGCAGCAGAGAGGAACGAGAGGCTGGTGGAGTCGCTgtacgcggcggtggcggccggcgacggggcggcggcggaggcggtgctgGCGGACGACGTGGAGTGGTGGTTCCACGGGCCGAGGCGGTGCGAGCACATGCGGCGGAGGCTGGCCGGGGAGGAccaggcggcggcgttcgTGTTCGTGCCGAGGCGGGTGGCGGCCgtggggcgcggcggcgggtgggtggtggcggaggggtGGGAGGGGCCGCGCGCGTACTGGGTGCACGCGTGGGCCGTCGAGGGCGGCCGCATCACCCGCCTCCGCGAGTACTTCAACACCTCCGTCACCGTCCGGGACGTCGGCGAccacgcccacgcccacgGCCACTGCCAGCCGCAGCTCGAActcgggggaggaggaggaggaggaggaggtcacCGGCGCGCCGCTGGTGCGAGCGCGGCCGTGTGCTGGCAGAGCCAGCgtgggtgcggcggcgccgacgacggcgcggacaGGTCGCTGCCTGGCCTCGTGCTCGCCATCTGA